tatactgcagtatgtgcagaacgtggctaagagacaccagcatgaggatgattgtgaggaggacatggacacagatgttcctgaaagcatagGCTGTGGTAATTGgaacatcatggcagcagtgggctGGTTGATagcgtggaacgctgattctgggcccagcaaacaagcacagactggtgggaccgcacagcgttgcaggtatgggataattcccagtggctgcagaacttgcgcgtgcgtaaggccactttccttgaactttgtgagttgctttcccccgccctgaagcacaggaataccaagatgagagctgccctgacagttgagaagcgagtggcgatagccctgtggaagcttgcaatgcctgactgctactggtcagtcgggaatcaatttggagtgggcaaatctactgtggggactgctgtgatccaagtagccaatgcaatcactgatgttctgttatcaagggtagtgattctgggaaatgtgcaggtcatcctggatggctttgctgcaatggggttccctaactgtggtggggcgatagatggaatgcatatccctatcttggcattggaccaccttgccaaccagtacttAAACCGCCAGGGGTACttaatggtgctgcaagcactggtggatcacaagggctgTTTCACCGACAttaacatgggatggccgggaaaggtgcatgacactcgcgTCTTTAAGAACTCCGGgatgttcgagcagctgcaagaagggacttacttcccagactagaaaattactgttggggatgttgaaatgccaatagttatccttggagacccagcctaccccttgctcccatggctcatgaagccgtacacaggcagcctggacaatagtatggagcagttcaactataggctgagcaagtgcagaatggtggtagaatgtgcctttggacgtttaaaagctcactggcagTGTTCGCTGAcaaggttagacctcagcacagccaacattcccattgttattgttgcttgctgtgtgctccataatatctgtgagagtaagggggagacgtttatggtggggtgggaggttgaggcaaatcgcctggtggccgattttgagcagccagacaccaggacgattagaagagcacagctaggcgcactgcgcatcagagaggctttgaaaaccagtttcatgactggccaggctatggtgcgacagttgtgtgtgtttttccttgctgcaaacccgccccctttgttgattttaattccctgtaagccaaccaactTCCCCcattcgatcacagctggcaaaggaaataaagtaactattgttttgaaaccatgcattttttctttattaattaaaaaaaaaaaatagataactgacaaggtagcccgggtgggggtgggggaggaggtaaggacaaggccacattgcttattgtagccactctaccaatcaaaactgtttgaatgacagcatTCTGTTgtttgggccatcctctggagtggagtggctgggtgcccagagcctccccccaaccccctgcgttcttgggtgtctgggtgaggaggatatggaacttgaggaggagaGCAGGCAGTTAGACAATGggtgcagcgggggtctgtgttcttcctggctttcctgcagctccaccagacacctcatcatgtccgtttgctcccccattagcctcagcatcgcctgcTGCCTCTGCTCATCGCagtcacttaatgctttcctggcctctgccactgaatgcctccatgcattaagctgtgccctatcagtgcgggaggactgcatgagcttggaaaacatgtcatcgcaagtgcgtttttttcgccttctaatctgcgataacctcagggtcGGAGATGATagagggagcatagaaacatttgcacctgcggagggataaaaagggagagtaaaatttaaggtGATAAACTTTGGGAGActttttcacagtgaatcaagcaattcacagcagacagcacatgtgctttaggtacaaggtcgtattttgccttttatattgagcgcctgccggtatggtgacacatcacacacggctcggcaacagaattcagtttccaagcagccatggtaagccaaagggtacgcggggttggcttcttatgccttcagaacatgtgggaatggtttcagactgcagcgccctcctttcccatagcaagtaatgctggttgggtttcacatttaaaaggaggggctgcggttttcaggtggatgtgcagcacacacttccccccaccccactgcatggctattctctgggatggtcccttcacccctcccccagccgcgtggctattctccgggatgatcccttctagccaagtgcaaacagcccagcatgaacggggtccttttactgttcccttacaaaaattcccctatttcaaccaggtgaccgtaaatgatatcactctcctgaggctaacaccgaaagatatagactgaatgttgcttgaatgcgaccaaaacccaggaccattcgctgccatgctttgtgctgcaatgattccagactacttgctactggcttggcgtggtaaagtgtcctaccatggaggatgaaataaggaagccctccccagaaaccttctgcaaaggctttcagagtacccaggagagcttcatggagatgtccctggaggattcccactccatccccagacatgttaacagattttccagta
Above is a window of Natator depressus isolate rNatDep1 chromosome 9, rNatDep2.hap1, whole genome shotgun sequence DNA encoding:
- the LOC141993230 gene encoding uncharacterized protein LOC141993230 produces the protein MVERGYNRDTQQCHVKVKELRQACQKTKEANSYSESEPHTCRFYDQLHGILGGDPTTTPPLSVDICKGGVSCNREEDCVDEEEEEEEEEENVQQASGESVLPGSQDLFITLEPIPSQGRIPNPEAGEGTSGANVSMLPLSSPTLRLSQIRRRKKRTCDDMFSKLMQSSRTDRAQLNAWRHSVAEARKALSDCDEQRQQAMLRLMGEQTDMMRCLVELQESQEEHRPPLHPLSNCLLSSSSSISSSPRHPRTQGVGGRLWAPSHSTPEDGPNNRMLSFKQF